A section of the Streptomyces sp. SLBN-118 genome encodes:
- a CDS encoding glycoside hydrolase family 13 protein, with the protein MTHELTSAVGLPAPTAAERPLAASTSNQGRGWWRDAVIYQVYVRSFADSDGDGIGDLRGTTERLPYLAQLGIHAVWLTPFYASPQADGGYDVADYRAVDPLFGSLADADDLVRTAHELGMRVIVDIVPNHTSDQHPWFRAALAGPTGQSAARARERYHFRPGKGPAGELPPNDWQSVFGGPAWTRTADGEWYLHLFAPEQPDLNWENREVHEEFESVMRFWLDLGVDGFRIDVAHGMVKAAGLPDIGHKEQARLIGSQKLPFFDQDGVHEIHRSWRRLLDSYPGDRIGVAEAWAPSPDRLALYVRPDELHQAFNFQFLRCPWDPEAMRAVIDESLAATASVGATTTWVLSNHDVVRHPTRYGGGRRGLRRARAAALLMFALPGSAYVYQGEELGLPEVTELPDEVRQDPAFFRAAGQDGFRDGCRVPIPWTAEGSSYGFGPGSSWLPQPGCWRELSVEAQTGDPCSTLELYRSALELRRRLPAGPMRWLPGPEGLLALSRPGLVCTLNTTGSVIEIPLPGRLLLSSDGMEPSGDTARIPADSCVWWAI; encoded by the coding sequence ATGACCCACGAGCTCACTTCCGCCGTCGGCCTTCCCGCCCCCACCGCGGCCGAGAGGCCGCTTGCTGCAAGCACTTCCAACCAGGGCCGCGGCTGGTGGCGCGATGCCGTCATCTACCAGGTGTACGTGCGCTCCTTCGCCGACAGCGACGGCGACGGCATCGGTGATCTGCGCGGGACCACCGAGCGGCTTCCGTATCTCGCGCAGCTGGGCATCCACGCCGTGTGGCTCACGCCGTTCTACGCCTCCCCGCAGGCCGACGGCGGCTACGACGTCGCCGACTACCGGGCCGTCGACCCGCTCTTCGGGAGCCTCGCCGACGCGGACGATCTTGTACGCACCGCCCACGAGCTGGGCATGAGGGTGATCGTGGACATCGTCCCCAACCACACATCGGACCAGCACCCCTGGTTCCGGGCAGCGCTCGCGGGCCCGACGGGCCAGTCGGCGGCGCGGGCCCGCGAGCGCTACCACTTCCGGCCCGGCAAGGGCCCGGCGGGCGAGCTGCCGCCCAACGACTGGCAGTCGGTCTTCGGCGGCCCCGCCTGGACCCGCACGGCGGACGGCGAGTGGTACCTCCATCTCTTCGCCCCCGAGCAGCCGGACCTCAACTGGGAGAACCGGGAGGTCCACGAGGAGTTCGAGTCGGTCATGCGTTTCTGGCTGGACCTCGGCGTCGACGGTTTCCGGATCGATGTCGCGCACGGCATGGTCAAGGCGGCCGGACTGCCGGACATCGGCCACAAAGAACAGGCCAGGCTCATCGGCTCGCAGAAACTGCCCTTCTTCGACCAGGACGGCGTGCACGAAATCCACCGCTCCTGGCGCAGGCTGCTCGACTCCTACCCCGGCGACAGGATCGGCGTGGCCGAGGCCTGGGCACCGAGCCCGGACCGGCTCGCGCTGTACGTGCGCCCCGACGAACTGCACCAAGCCTTCAACTTCCAGTTCCTGCGGTGCCCCTGGGACCCGGAGGCGATGCGCGCCGTGATCGACGAGTCACTGGCCGCGACCGCGTCGGTGGGAGCGACCACCACGTGGGTGCTCTCCAACCACGACGTGGTCCGCCACCCCACCCGTTACGGCGGCGGGCGGCGCGGCCTGCGCCGGGCCCGCGCGGCCGCGCTGCTGATGTTCGCGCTCCCCGGCTCCGCGTACGTCTACCAGGGCGAGGAGCTCGGCCTGCCCGAGGTCACCGAACTGCCCGACGAGGTGCGCCAGGACCCCGCCTTCTTCCGTGCAGCGGGCCAGGACGGCTTCCGTGACGGCTGCAGGGTGCCGATTCCCTGGACCGCCGAAGGCTCGTCGTACGGCTTCGGCCCCGGATCCAGCTGGCTGCCGCAGCCCGGGTGCTGGCGGGAGCTGTCCGTCGAGGCCCAGACCGGCGACCCGTGCTCGACGCTGGAGCTCTACCGCTCGGCGCTGGAGCTGCGGCGCCGGCTTCCGGCCGGTCCGATGCGCTGGCTGCCCGGGCCCGAGGGGCTGCTCGCACTGTCCCGGCCGGGCCTGGTCTGCACACTCAACACCACCGGATCCGTCATCGAAATCCCGTTGCCGGGACGGCTGTTGCTCTCCTCCGACGGTATGGAACCATCGGGAGACACAGCTCGTATTCCGGCCGATTCCTGCGTCTGGTGGGCAATCTGA
- a CDS encoding LacI family DNA-binding transcriptional regulator → MTARLADIAAQAGVSEATVSRVLNGKPGVAAATRESVLAALDVLGYERPVRLRQRSAGLVGLITPELDNPIFPALAQVIGQALTRQGYTPVLATQTPGGSTEDELTEMLVDRGVSGIIFVSGLHADTTADMQRYDQLRGQGVPYVLLGGFSPKVKAPFVSPDDRAAMHLAVTHLVSLGHTRIGLAVGPKRFVPVLRKIEGFQQAMEIQLGLTAEESEQLIQHSLYSLEGGQAAAGALIGLGCTAVVCASDMMALGAIRAARGLGLEVPRDISVVGFDDSPLIAFTDPPLTTIRQPVLAMGQAAVRTLLEEIGGTPAPHSEFVFMPELVVRGSTASGPVQRPAG, encoded by the coding sequence GTGACCGCACGGCTCGCCGACATCGCAGCCCAGGCGGGGGTCAGTGAAGCCACAGTCAGCCGCGTGCTCAACGGCAAGCCCGGTGTGGCCGCGGCCACCCGTGAATCCGTACTCGCGGCGCTCGACGTCCTCGGATACGAGCGCCCGGTGCGCCTGCGGCAGCGCAGCGCGGGACTGGTCGGCCTGATAACGCCCGAGCTCGACAATCCGATCTTTCCGGCGCTCGCCCAGGTCATCGGCCAGGCCCTGACCCGGCAGGGGTACACACCGGTGCTGGCCACCCAGACCCCGGGCGGCTCCACCGAGGACGAACTCACCGAGATGCTGGTGGACCGCGGGGTCTCGGGGATCATCTTCGTCTCGGGCCTGCACGCGGACACCACCGCCGACATGCAGCGTTACGACCAGCTGCGCGGCCAGGGTGTCCCCTATGTCCTGTTGGGCGGCTTCTCGCCCAAGGTGAAAGCCCCCTTCGTCTCCCCCGACGACCGGGCCGCGATGCACCTGGCCGTGACCCACCTCGTCTCCCTCGGCCACACCCGGATCGGGCTCGCGGTCGGCCCCAAGCGCTTCGTCCCCGTGCTGCGGAAGATCGAGGGTTTCCAGCAGGCCATGGAGATCCAACTCGGCCTGACCGCCGAGGAGTCCGAGCAGCTGATCCAGCACTCGCTGTACAGCCTCGAAGGAGGCCAGGCAGCCGCCGGCGCCCTGATCGGTCTCGGCTGCACGGCCGTGGTCTGCGCGAGCGACATGATGGCGCTCGGCGCGATCCGGGCCGCGCGCGGTCTCGGCCTGGAGGTGCCTCGCGACATCTCCGTGGTGGGCTTCGACGACTCCCCGCTCATAGCGTTCACCGATCCGCCGCTGACCACGATCCGGCAGCCGGTCCTGGCCATGGGCCAGGCGGCCGTCCGGACCCTGCTGGAGGAGATCGGGGGCACCCCCGCCCCGCACAGCGAGTTCGTCTTCATGCCTGAGCTGGTGGTACGGGGCTCAACCGCTTCGGGGCCCGTACAGCGCCCCGCGGGGTGA
- a CDS encoding phosphatase PAP2 family protein: protein MGEATVKTLEGRTATPSPIVDEERPASTSAPSGRARSPRRPRLWFEILLIAVSYWTYSLVRNAVPEQKSAALSNADWIWGVEHSLGLAFEQSVNHAMNSVTWLIVSMNYYYATLHFIVTIGVLVWLYRGHPGRYAAARMALFATTAVALVGYYLYPLAPPRLMNGHGFIDTVLVHHTWGSMASGNLKNMSNQYAAMPSMHIGWSLWCGLIIVALASAPWAKILGVLYPVVTLVVIVATANHFWLDAVGGMICLAFGFAVSYAWYRALPHQLPQLVEQPERPVCRLPRLTARR, encoded by the coding sequence ATGGGTGAAGCGACCGTGAAAACACTGGAAGGCCGGACGGCCACCCCGTCACCCATCGTGGACGAGGAACGCCCGGCGTCGACGTCTGCGCCGAGCGGTCGAGCGCGCTCACCGCGCCGTCCACGGCTGTGGTTCGAGATACTCCTGATCGCGGTCAGTTACTGGACGTATTCACTCGTCCGCAATGCGGTACCGGAGCAGAAGTCCGCGGCCCTGAGCAACGCGGACTGGATCTGGGGCGTCGAGCACTCCCTGGGCCTCGCCTTCGAGCAGTCGGTCAACCACGCCATGAACTCGGTGACATGGCTGATCGTGTCGATGAACTACTACTACGCGACGCTGCACTTCATTGTGACGATCGGCGTGCTGGTCTGGCTCTACCGCGGCCATCCGGGCCGTTATGCGGCCGCGCGTATGGCGCTCTTCGCAACGACCGCGGTGGCTCTCGTCGGTTACTACCTGTATCCGCTCGCTCCCCCGCGACTGATGAACGGCCACGGCTTCATCGACACGGTGCTGGTCCATCACACCTGGGGCTCGATGGCCTCGGGGAACCTGAAGAACATGTCGAACCAGTACGCCGCGATGCCGTCCATGCATATCGGCTGGTCGCTGTGGTGCGGCCTCATCATCGTGGCGCTGGCCTCCGCGCCGTGGGCGAAGATCCTCGGCGTCCTCTACCCGGTGGTCACCCTTGTGGTCATCGTGGCCACGGCCAACCACTTCTGGCTGGACGCGGTCGGCGGCATGATCTGTCTGGCCTTCGGCTTCGCCGTCTCGTACGCCTGGTACCGGGCGCTTCCACACCAGCTGCCGCAGCTGGTGGAGCAGCCGGAGCGGCCGGTCTGCCGGCTCCCCCGCCTCACCGCCAGGAGATAA
- a CDS encoding bifunctional [glutamine synthetase] adenylyltransferase/[glutamine synthetase]-adenylyl-L-tyrosine phosphorylase, which produces MTVSGRRSSTFTRLLRHGFTDPSAAEGLLGLADMASVRSDPVLLDALGAVADPDLALRGLVRLVEAQPPDGRQGLLDTLITAKPLRDRLLGVLGTSEALGDHLARHPRDWQALITYEAADLHPGVADFERGLADATDTVSLRVAYRRCLLSIAARDVCGTTDVAETAAELADLATATLRAALAIARASAPGDAAQCRLAVVAMGKCGGHELNYVSDVDVIFVGEPANGADESKAMQAATRLASHLMRICSETTVEGTIWPVDANLRPEGRNGPLVRTLSSHVAYYQRWAKTWEFQALLKARPVAGDPGLGEDYIEAVSPMVWQAAERENFVPDVQKMRRRVVDNIPAAEIERELKLGPGGLRDVEFAVQLLQLVHGRSDATLHSGTTLEALRALAAGGYVGRADAAQMDAAYRFLRAMEHRIQLYRLRRTHLVPEAEADLRRLGRSLGLRTDPVAEINKEWKRHAAVVRRLHEKLFYRPLLDAVAQLTPGETRLSPKAAGQRLEALGYVDPAAALRHLEALSSGMTRKAAIQRTLLPVLLGWFADSADPDAGLLGFRKVSDALGKTPWYLRLLRDEGAAAENLARVLSAGRLAPDLLLRAPEAVALLGDPEGLKPRGREHLEQEILAAVGRADTAEGAVAAARGVRRRELFRTAAADLIGSYGTEESPAEADPGALVDRVGGAVTDLNAATIAGALRAAVREEWGDELPTRFAVIGMGRFGGHEQSYGSDADVLFVHEPREGVDEQEATRAANAVVTEMRRLLQLPTTDPPLLIDADLRPEGKSGPMVRTLASYEAYYRRWSLVWESQALLRAEPMAGDEELARRFIDLIDPLRYPAEGLGEDAVREIRRLKARMESERLPRGADPTLHAKLGRGGLSDVEWTVQLLQMRHGWAEPGLRTTRTREALRAAHAAGLIDTEDAQILDEAWVLATRVRNGVMLVRGRPGDTFPSYGRELAAVGRYLGYGPGVTGREPHMGHSGDMLDDYRRITRRARAVVEALFYGA; this is translated from the coding sequence ATGACGGTGTCGGGGCGCAGAAGCAGTACCTTCACGCGACTGCTGCGGCACGGCTTCACCGATCCGTCCGCCGCAGAGGGGCTCCTGGGCCTCGCCGACATGGCCTCCGTACGCTCCGACCCCGTCCTCCTCGACGCGCTCGGCGCCGTCGCCGACCCCGACCTCGCGCTGCGCGGCCTCGTACGGCTCGTCGAGGCGCAGCCCCCGGACGGCCGGCAGGGCCTCCTCGACACCCTGATCACCGCGAAGCCCCTGCGCGACCGGCTGCTCGGCGTGCTCGGCACGTCCGAGGCGCTCGGCGACCATCTCGCCCGCCACCCGCGCGACTGGCAGGCGCTCATCACCTACGAGGCGGCCGATCTGCACCCGGGCGTCGCGGACTTCGAGCGCGGACTCGCCGATGCCACCGACACGGTGTCGCTGCGCGTCGCCTACCGGCGGTGCCTGCTGTCCATAGCGGCCCGCGACGTGTGCGGTACGACCGATGTCGCCGAGACCGCCGCGGAGCTGGCCGATCTGGCCACGGCCACCCTGCGCGCCGCCCTGGCCATCGCCCGGGCTTCGGCGCCCGGCGACGCGGCGCAGTGCCGGCTGGCCGTCGTCGCCATGGGCAAGTGCGGCGGCCACGAACTCAACTACGTCTCCGACGTGGACGTAATCTTCGTCGGCGAACCCGCCAACGGCGCCGACGAGAGCAAGGCCATGCAGGCCGCGACCCGGCTGGCCTCGCATCTGATGCGGATCTGCTCCGAGACGACCGTCGAGGGCACCATCTGGCCCGTCGACGCCAATCTGCGGCCCGAGGGACGCAACGGCCCGCTGGTGCGCACCCTGTCCAGCCATGTCGCGTACTACCAGCGCTGGGCCAAGACCTGGGAGTTCCAGGCCCTGCTCAAGGCCCGGCCGGTCGCCGGGGACCCGGGCCTCGGCGAGGACTACATCGAGGCAGTGTCGCCCATGGTGTGGCAGGCCGCCGAGCGCGAGAACTTCGTCCCGGACGTGCAGAAGATGCGCCGCCGCGTCGTCGACAACATCCCTGCGGCCGAGATCGAACGCGAGCTCAAGCTCGGCCCCGGCGGGCTGCGTGACGTCGAGTTCGCCGTACAACTGCTGCAACTGGTCCACGGGCGCAGCGACGCGACACTGCACAGCGGCACCACGCTGGAGGCCCTGCGGGCGCTGGCGGCGGGCGGCTATGTGGGACGCGCGGACGCCGCCCAGATGGATGCCGCGTACCGCTTTCTGAGAGCCATGGAGCATCGCATCCAGCTGTACCGGCTGCGGCGTACGCATCTGGTGCCGGAGGCCGAGGCCGATCTGCGGCGCCTGGGGCGTTCGCTCGGGCTGCGTACGGACCCGGTCGCCGAGATCAACAAGGAGTGGAAGCGACACGCGGCGGTCGTACGGCGGCTGCACGAGAAGCTCTTCTACCGGCCGCTGCTGGACGCCGTCGCACAGCTCACGCCCGGCGAGACGCGGCTCAGCCCGAAGGCGGCCGGGCAGCGGCTGGAGGCGCTCGGTTACGTGGATCCCGCGGCGGCCCTGCGGCATCTGGAGGCGCTCTCGTCCGGTATGACCAGGAAGGCCGCTATCCAGCGGACCCTGCTGCCGGTGCTGCTCGGCTGGTTCGCGGACTCGGCCGATCCGGACGCCGGTCTGCTGGGCTTCCGCAAGGTGTCCGACGCGCTGGGCAAGACGCCCTGGTATCTGCGGCTGCTCCGCGACGAGGGCGCGGCGGCGGAGAACCTGGCGCGCGTGCTGTCCGCGGGGCGGCTCGCCCCCGACCTGCTGCTGCGGGCGCCCGAGGCGGTGGCGCTGCTCGGCGACCCGGAGGGCCTGAAGCCGCGCGGCCGCGAGCACCTGGAGCAGGAGATCCTGGCGGCCGTCGGGCGCGCCGACACTGCCGAGGGAGCCGTGGCCGCGGCGCGTGGCGTACGCCGGCGGGAGCTGTTCCGTACCGCGGCGGCCGACCTGATCGGTTCCTACGGCACCGAGGAAAGCCCCGCCGAGGCGGACCCGGGCGCGCTCGTGGACCGGGTCGGCGGCGCTGTCACCGACCTCAACGCGGCGACCATCGCGGGCGCGCTGCGGGCCGCGGTACGCGAAGAGTGGGGCGACGAGCTGCCGACACGGTTCGCGGTCATCGGCATGGGGCGCTTCGGGGGGCACGAGCAGAGTTACGGATCCGACGCGGACGTGCTCTTCGTCCACGAGCCGCGCGAGGGCGTGGACGAACAGGAGGCGACGCGGGCGGCGAACGCGGTCGTCACGGAGATGCGCCGCCTGCTCCAACTGCCCACGACGGACCCGCCGTTGTTGATCGACGCGGATCTGCGGCCGGAGGGCAAGAGCGGTCCGATGGTCCGCACGCTCGCCTCCTACGAGGCCTACTACCGGCGGTGGTCGCTGGTGTGGGAGAGCCAGGCGCTGCTGCGCGCGGAACCGATGGCGGGGGACGAGGAACTGGCGCGGCGCTTCATCGACCTGATCGACCCGTTGCGGTATCCCGCGGAGGGGCTCGGGGAGGACGCCGTCCGCGAGATCCGGCGGCTGAAGGCCCGGATGGAGTCGGAACGCCTGCCGCGGGGGGCGGACCCCACGCTTCACGCGAAGCTCGGACGCGGCGGGCTGAGCGACGTCGAATGGACGGTCCAGCTCCTCCAGATGCGCCACGGCTGGGCGGAACCCGGGCTGCGCACGACCCGCACCCGCGAGGCCCTGCGGGCGGCACACGCGGCGGGCCTGATCGACACGGAGGACGCGCAGATCCTCGACGAGGCGTGGGTACTGGCGACCCGCGTCCGCAACGGCGTGATGCTGGTCCGTGGCCGCCCGGGCGACACGTTCCCCTCGTACGGCCGCGAGCTGGCGGCGGTGGGGCGGTACCTGGGGTACGGGCCGGGGGTGACGGGGCGGGAGCCGCACATGGGCCACAGCGGGGACATGCTGGACGACTACCGGCGGATAACGCGGCGCGCCCGTGCGGTGGTGGAGGCGCTGTTCTACGGAGCGTAG
- a CDS encoding pyridoxamine 5'-phosphate oxidase family protein has translation MPENEPVTKLDARYSDEKATADEWADAVERLKAAEVYWLSTVRPQGRPHVTPLIAVWHDGGLHFCTGADERKAKNLRDNREVVLTTGANALDEGYDVVVEGSAERVSDETRLRALAEAYVEKYGSDWTFEVRDGVFVHQGGTALVFRVEPRTAFGFAKSPYSQTRWQFTE, from the coding sequence ATGCCCGAGAACGAACCCGTGACCAAGCTGGACGCCCGCTACAGCGACGAAAAGGCCACCGCCGACGAGTGGGCCGATGCGGTCGAGCGCCTGAAGGCGGCCGAGGTCTACTGGCTGTCGACCGTGCGCCCCCAGGGCCGTCCGCATGTCACCCCGCTGATCGCCGTCTGGCACGACGGCGGGCTGCATTTCTGTACCGGCGCCGACGAGCGCAAGGCGAAGAACCTCCGCGACAATCGGGAGGTGGTCCTCACCACCGGGGCCAATGCCCTCGATGAGGGCTACGACGTGGTGGTCGAGGGCTCGGCGGAGCGTGTGAGCGACGAGACACGACTGCGCGCGCTGGCGGAGGCGTACGTCGAGAAGTACGGCTCGGACTGGACCTTCGAGGTCCGCGACGGCGTATTCGTGCACCAGGGCGGCACCGCGCTGGTCTTCCGCGTGGAACCGCGCACGGCCTTCGGCTTCGCGAAGAGCCCGTACAGCCAGACCCGTTGGCAGTTCACCGAGTAG
- a CDS encoding VOC family protein, protein MELTLEVIMIPVTDLDRSKEFYAEGCGFNVDLDQEVAPGIRIIQMTPPGSRCSVSMGSGLPGSPGQTPMAPGSLQGLQLCVTDIEAARAAFVERSVDVSEIQHVGAGGWEDGPGETWNSFMFFQDPDGNGWVVQEAPAPLSER, encoded by the coding sequence ATGGAACTGACCCTTGAAGTGATCATGATCCCGGTCACGGATCTCGACCGGTCGAAGGAGTTCTACGCGGAGGGCTGCGGCTTCAACGTCGACCTCGACCAGGAGGTGGCCCCGGGCATCCGCATCATCCAGATGACCCCGCCGGGCTCGCGCTGTTCCGTCTCCATGGGCAGCGGCCTCCCGGGCAGCCCCGGCCAGACCCCGATGGCCCCCGGCTCGCTCCAGGGCCTCCAACTGTGCGTGACGGACATCGAGGCGGCCCGCGCGGCGTTCGTCGAGCGGTCGGTGGACGTCAGCGAGATCCAGCACGTGGGCGCGGGCGGCTGGGAGGACGGCCCGGGCGAGACATGGAACTCGTTCATGTTCTTCCAGGACCCGGACGGCAACGGCTGGGTCGTCCAGGAGGCTCCGGCACCCCTCTCGGAGCGCTGA
- a CDS encoding response regulator, whose translation MGTPRVLVIEDNVDVSALLKRHLSGLGCQVAVADTGEEGLERAFADPPDMAIIDIMLPGIDGREVIRRLRADTRTSTCHLVVSTVLDPEDVTELAVDAMLAKPFRRSSVMRLIDSFRNSASQET comes from the coding sequence ATGGGCACTCCGCGCGTACTCGTGATCGAAGACAATGTGGATGTCAGTGCCCTGCTGAAGCGTCATCTCAGTGGGCTGGGGTGCCAGGTGGCGGTCGCGGACACGGGTGAAGAAGGCCTGGAACGCGCCTTTGCCGACCCGCCCGACATGGCGATCATCGACATCATGCTGCCCGGTATCGACGGCCGGGAAGTCATCCGCAGACTGCGCGCGGACACCCGTACCAGCACGTGCCACCTCGTCGTCTCCACAGTGCTCGACCCGGAGGACGTGACCGAGTTGGCAGTGGACGCGATGCTTGCCAAACCCTTCCGGCGCTCGAGCGTGATGCGCCTCATCGACTCCTTCCGGAATTCCGCATCCCAGGAGACGTAA
- a CDS encoding response regulator transcription factor: MPRVLIADDDGDIRDLVAFKLTQSGYEVIAVEDGMAALKAARSEPVDVALLDIRMPGMSGLDVCRELRAAPETASLPVILITARSQEGDVETGFAAGADDYIIKPFSPRELSSRVQAVLTRATR; this comes from the coding sequence ATGCCTCGAGTTCTCATAGCCGATGACGATGGCGACATACGGGACCTCGTCGCGTTCAAACTGACCCAGAGCGGTTATGAGGTCATCGCCGTGGAGGACGGCATGGCCGCGCTCAAGGCAGCGCGCAGCGAGCCGGTGGATGTCGCCCTGCTCGACATACGCATGCCCGGCATGTCAGGCCTGGATGTGTGCCGCGAACTCCGCGCGGCGCCCGAGACCGCGTCACTCCCCGTCATCCTGATCACTGCCCGCTCCCAGGAGGGAGACGTCGAGACGGGTTTCGCCGCTGGAGCCGACGACTACATCATCAAGCCGTTCAGTCCGCGCGAGCTGAGCAGCCGCGTCCAGGCCGTGCTCACGAGGGCCACGCGGTGA
- a CDS encoding HEAT repeat domain-containing protein yields MIATGLVTGALLCLTSVVVLLGVLIVGLRVVRRYRHRRRDRIVAPVRGVLLELLCAEEDEQTEALDRLTELDDRTWGALEPTVAVMFGKITGQARTALIQLFERRGATAHAVADLGRRGAARRGRAAEVLGQLRHRPAAPPLCRLLNDHDPEVRLVAARALGLIGEPSVVPQLLECLYGPRTVPPAVVTRALTSFGPEALRSIAAGLHHPEPLVRAVAIETLGAIGGVSRTAEIARALSEDSHAEVRIKAARALGRLGMPDGLEPLLTAVDPGQPVALRTVAAGALGSLGAVAATARLRELLGDPDDHVAATAARSLLRLGEAGSADLRAAAEGRPGDRAAAQARGALAESAAVGASSAPTAEVVL; encoded by the coding sequence GTGATCGCCACCGGACTCGTCACCGGCGCGCTGCTGTGCCTGACGTCCGTCGTGGTGCTGCTGGGGGTACTGATCGTCGGCCTGCGCGTCGTCCGCCGGTACCGGCATCGCCGGAGAGACCGGATCGTGGCGCCGGTGAGGGGGGTGCTGCTGGAGCTCCTGTGCGCGGAGGAGGACGAGCAGACAGAGGCGCTGGACCGGCTCACGGAGCTCGACGACCGCACCTGGGGGGCTCTGGAGCCAACGGTGGCGGTGATGTTCGGCAAAATCACCGGACAGGCCAGGACCGCGCTCATCCAGTTGTTCGAGCGCCGTGGGGCCACCGCGCATGCCGTGGCGGATCTGGGCCGCCGCGGCGCGGCCCGCCGGGGTCGCGCCGCGGAAGTGCTCGGCCAGCTGCGCCACCGGCCCGCGGCACCACCCCTGTGCCGCCTGCTGAACGACCACGACCCGGAGGTGCGGCTGGTCGCCGCGCGGGCGCTGGGTCTGATCGGAGAACCCTCGGTCGTTCCACAGCTGCTGGAGTGCCTCTACGGACCGCGGACCGTGCCGCCCGCCGTGGTCACCCGGGCGCTGACGTCCTTCGGGCCGGAGGCGCTGCGAAGCATCGCGGCGGGCCTGCACCACCCCGAGCCGCTGGTCCGGGCCGTCGCGATCGAGACGCTGGGCGCGATCGGCGGGGTCTCCAGGACCGCCGAGATCGCGCGTGCTCTGAGCGAGGACAGCCATGCGGAAGTGCGTATCAAGGCCGCCCGCGCGCTGGGCAGGCTCGGCATGCCCGACGGCCTTGAGCCGCTGCTGACCGCGGTGGACCCCGGTCAGCCGGTCGCCCTGCGCACGGTGGCCGCCGGGGCCCTGGGCAGCCTGGGTGCCGTGGCCGCCACGGCCCGGCTGCGGGAGCTGCTCGGCGACCCGGATGATCATGTGGCCGCCACCGCGGCCCGGTCGCTGCTGCGGCTCGGCGAGGCGGGCAGTGCCGACCTGCGGGCGGCTGCCGAGGGCCGCCCGGGCGACCGGGCGGCGGCGCAGGCCAGGGGGGCCCTCGCGGAGTCGGCTGCCGTGGGCGCGTCCTCCGCTCCCACGGCCGAGGTGGTCCTGTGA